One genomic window of Trichomycterus rosablanca isolate fTriRos1 chromosome 1, fTriRos1.hap1, whole genome shotgun sequence includes the following:
- the sall1b gene encoding LOW QUALITY PROTEIN: sal-like protein 1 (The sequence of the model RefSeq protein was modified relative to this genomic sequence to represent the inferred CDS: inserted 2 bases in 1 codon; substituted 2 bases at 2 genomic stop codons) yields MSRRKQSNPQCVYMDSPPLTSTQHSQSDDTQISTTSPPWNVHACESCCAEFLTLSHLQEHQMSCTKNDLVLIVSDNDAPASPASSLTFSPPHQHMKEQRDDNISTEGLLKENKESTPMSESISFEDAHKVGNDCTATAPLTSVSLSVLAEADSPPDLSIASCTSTNVFIENLESTKVAVAQFSQELCLNAEVNSDSSNNCSTVTPRLIKQLLALQQQQAQQLRLIEQIQHQLLLLASQNPNTSEIYPTCQGTLGISLINPLMTLSTHLSQQLVDAAGLAQSLPNQSASINKIKQSKLPVSSSNQDGTAILGSKDARYGVQMTDIDKSKHLIRRIDSYPSSPDNAFYSQQIDSLSPSHSFAADASQPKLVNDHSLPHRSTGNDIVAKTLPNIGEIVEDLNSLNAVAQQRKHKLPNVTSFKHKSFFDEGLFKHKCRFCAKVFGSDSALKIHLRSHTGERPYKCNVCGNRFSTRGNLKVHFQRHKEKYPNIKMNPYPVPEYLDNVPTNTGIPYGMSMLPDQSASKWLDSKPSVTNLPGLLTSSLPSLPSVIKREMQVVQIDRPPCPGISALNGIKTFENSKNNKDKERSCEELKTSLSIATSLNSSVNGSKDCTDTASTHTNSLSPLFFQDIKPKFGFGSPTDSTEASETTKLQQLVENIDKKCIDPNKCMVCHRVLSCQSALKMHYRTHTGERPFKCKICGRTFTTKGNLKTHYSIHRAMQPITVQHSCPICQEKFTNAMVLQQHIRMHMVGQLPNETLTESYQESWDESKQDENCSDETMEVINCVSDTKDAKPPMDSLLPSTLRQTINTCGSEIQETVLQEDGFLNVRLDNGSMNGNYLVLKTSGNDQISSKSRCTKSSIVCDLFQKKSSLLNNSTLLTTETHLQKSSEELTSSSLLQSNRTKLTSPLNLNAADILNHDMTMRLSSWKQETSRSYACDVCNKTCTCQSALDVHYCSHTKEQLFICTACNQGFSTKGNLKQHMLTHKQQDIQGLVLSEPANESSSMEHLISSKIRMEFNSILIKDGKEPVLEMMTSSAPPVANLKASTYPPRRTAKQHFCQTCGKTFSSSSALQIHERTHTGEKPFACSICGRAFTTKGNLKVHLGTHMGNGARRGCRIFVDGSLSFLKSSSVKVPEIHTKDKTSISEPVGIWNQYVITPFALKSNEISAIQNXSVPHLSLSVGHGESSIIGXWTACIEKLYHVXTKKAQPWFERFSENGINFNFSSG; encoded by the exons ATGTCCCGGAGAAAACAGTCCAACCctcagtgtgtttacatggactCTCCTCCTCTCACCTCTACTCAACACTCTCAATCAG ATGACACCCAAATCAGTACCACGTCTCCACCATGGAATGTCCACGCCTGTGAGAGTTGCTGCGCCGAGTTCCTTACCCTCTCACATCTCCAAGAGCATCAAATGAGTTGCACTAAGAATGATTTAGTTCTAATAGTAAGTGATAATGATGCACCAGCATCTCCAGCTTCATCTCTTACGTTTAGTCCACCTCATCAGCACATGAAGGAACAGAGGGATGACAACATCAGTACTGAAGGATTACTTAAGGAAAACAAGGAATCCACACCGATGTCCGAGAGCATCAGTTTTGAAGATGCCCATAAAGTTGGAAATGACTGTACAGCCACTGCCCCACTTACTTCAGTGTCTTTATCAGTTCTGGCTGAAGCAGACTCTCCACCTGACTTAAGTATAGCCTCGTGTACCAGCACCAACGTCTTTATTGAGAATTTAGAAAGTACAAAAGTTGCTGTGGCTCAGTTCTCCCAGGAGCTATGTCTGAATGCAGAGGTTAACAGTGACAGTAGTAATAATTGCAGCACAGTCACACCAAGGCTGATTAAGCAACTTTTGGCCTTGCAGCAACAGCAGGCACAGCAGTTAAGGCTCATTGAACAAATTCAACATCAACTTTTACTGTTAGCATCGCAAAATCCAAATACATCAGAAATCTACCCCACCTGTCAAGGTACATTGGGAATTTCTTTGATTAACCCCCTTATGACACTCAGCACCCACCTCTCCCAGCAGCTAGTGGATGCTGCAGGGTTAGCACAAAGTCTTCCAAATCAATCTGCCAGCATTAACAAAATCAAACAAAGCAAGCTCCCAGTTTCATCCAGCAACCAGGATGGTACAGCAATCTTGGGGTCCAAAGATGCCAGATATGGGGTCCAAATGACAGATATAGATAAAAGCAAGCATTTGATAAGAAGAATTGATAGCTATCCATCTTCCCCTGACAATGCATTTTACAGTCAGCAGATTGACAGTCTTTCACCTTCCCATTCCTTTGCAGCTGATGCCAGTCAACCAAAATTAGTGAATGATCACAGTCTACCTCATAGATCTACTGGAAATGACATTGTGGCAAAAACATTGCCCAACATTGGGGAAATTGTAGAGGACTTGAATTCTTTGAATGCTGTAGCTCAGCAAAGAAAGCACAAACTGCCCAATGTGACTTCATTCAAACACAAAAGCTTTTTTGATGAAGGTTTGTTTAAGCATAAGTGCAGATTTTGTGCCAAAGTATTTGGAAGTGACAGTGCTTTAAAGATACACTTACGATCACATACTGGAGAGAGACCGTACAAGTGTAACGTCTGTGGGAATCGCTTTTCAACTCGTGGAAATCTAAAAGTTCACTTCCAGCGCCATAAAGagaaatatccaaacataaaaatgaatccCTACCCAGTTCCAGAGTACTTAGACAATGTTCCAACAAATACAGGCATCCCATATGGTATGTCCATGTTGCCAGATCAGTCGGCATCCAAGTGGTTAGACAGCAAACCATCTGTGACCAACTTACCTGGTTTGTTAACCTCATCCCTGCCAAGTCTTCCAAGCGTTATTAAAAGAGAGATGCAAGTGGTACAAATTGACAGACCTCCATGTCCTGGTATAAGTGCTTTAAATGGGATCAAGACATTTGAAAACAGTAAGAACAATAAAGATAAAGAAAGGAGTTGTGAAGAGCTCAAAACATCCTTGAGCATTGCCACAAGTTTAAATTCCTCTGTCAATGGTTCAAAAGACTGCACAGACACAGCTTCAACCCATACAAATTCACTGAGCCCATTATTCTTCCAAGATATTAAGCCAAAATTTGGATTTGGTAGTCCTACTGATTCCACGGAAGCTTCAGAAACCACCAAGCTGCAGCAGCTAGTGGAGAACATAGACAAAAAATGCATAGACCCCAATAAATGCATGGTCTGTCATCGTGTGCTTAGTTGCCAAAGTGCTCTTAAAATGCACTACCGAACACATACAGGTGAGAGGCCATTCAAGTGCAAGATCTGCGGACGAACTTTTACAACCAAAGGCAACCTCAAAACACACTACAGCATTCATCGTGCCATGCAACCAATAACAGTGCAGCATTCGTGCCCCATTTGCCAAGAGAAGTTTACAAATGCCATGGTTTTACAACAGCACATACGCATGCACATGGTTGGACAACTTCCTAATGAAACCTTGACAGAAAGCTACCAGGAATCTTGGGATGAAAGTAAACAGGATGAGAATTGCTCAGATGAAACGATGGAAGTAATCAACTGTGTTTCTGACACTAAAGATGCAAAGCCTCCCATGGACAGTCTACTACCTTCCACATTACGCCAGACAATTAATACATGTGGTTCTGAGATTCAAGAGACAGTTTTGCAAGAGGATGGTTTTCTAAATGTTAGGTTGGACAATGGCTCAATGAATGGAAACTATTTGGTGCTAAAAACATCTGGTAATGACCAGATTAGCTCAAAATCTAGATGCACCAAGTCATCAATAGTCTGTGACCTTTTCCAGAAAAAGAGCTCATTACTGAACAATAGTACATTGCTCACAACTGAGACACACCTTCAAAAATCATCTGAAGAGCTCACCAGCTCTAGTCTCTTACAGTCAAACCGGACTAAATTAACAAGTCCACTTAATTTGAATGCTGCAGATATCCTGAACCATGACATGACCATGAGGCTTTCGTCTTGGAAGCAGGAAACCTCTAGGAGCTATGCATGTGATGTCTGCAACAAGACTTGTACCTGTCAAAGTGCCTTGGACGTTCACTATTGCAGTCATACCAAAGAGCAGCTATTTATTTGCACTGCATGTAACCAAGGTTTTTCCACTAAAGGGAACTTAAAACAACACATGCTGACCCACAAGCAGCAAGACATTCAAGGTTTAGTCTTGTCTGAGCCAGCAAATGAAAGTTCCTCTATGGAACACCTAATTTCATCAAAAATTAGGATGGAATTCAATAGCATCTTAATTAAAGATGGCAAAGAACCTGTATTAGAAATGATGACCTCCTCAGCTCCTCCAGTGGCAAATCTTAAAGCATCAACATATCCACCACGTCGGACAGCCAAGCAGCATTTCTGCCAGACCTGTGGGAAGACTTTTTCTTCCTCCAGTGCTTTGCAGATTCATGAAAGAACTCATACTGGTGAGAAACCTTTCGCCTGCAGTATCTGTGGACGTGCCTTTACCACCAAAGGAAATCTAAAG GTTCATTTGGGAACCCATATGGGGAACGGTGCACGACGTGGCTGCAGAATCTTTGTCGATGGCTCTTTGAGCTTCCTTAAATCCAGTTCAGTAAAAGTTCCAGAGATTCACACAAAAGATaagaccagcattagtgagccTGTTGGCATCTGGAATCAGTATGTAATAACGCCTTTTGCACTGAAAAGCAATGAAATCTCTGCGATTCAAAATTGAAGTGTTCCACACCTATCACTTTCTGTTGGGCATGGAGAGAGTTCAATAATTGGTTGATGGACAGCATGTATAGAAAAACTGTATCATGT AACTAAAAAAGCTCAGCCTTGGTTTGAGAGATTTAGTGAGAATGGGATAAATTTTAATTTCAGTTCTGGTTAA